In a genomic window of Brassica rapa cultivar Chiifu-401-42 chromosome A10, CAAS_Brap_v3.01, whole genome shotgun sequence:
- the LOC103847380 gene encoding uncharacterized protein LOC103847380 yields the protein MEDAYDSAIILSNEKETSSEKNFVNHAEIAWQEMRKNWVGDPSKRTSELPMEPVISFNATYEEMLLNNHTPFHKPIPLAEMVDFLVDYWHGDCLFD from the exons ATGGAAGACGCTTATGATTCCGCCATCATTTTGAGCAATGAGAAAGAGACATCGTCTGAGAAGAACTTTGTGAACCATG CTGAGATTGCATGGCAAGAGATGAGAAAGAATTGGGTTGGAGATCCGTCTAAAAGGACTTCGGAGTTGCCCATGGAACCTGTTATAAG CTTCAACGCTACTTATGAAGAGATGCTTCTAAACAACCACACTCCCTTTCACAAGCCCATCCCTCTAGCT GAAATGGTGGATTTTCTAGTTGATTATTGGCACGGGGATTGTCTTTTCGACTag
- the LOC103847381 gene encoding FAD synthase isoform X2, with amino-acid sequence MEIDKAIGESDDKRLKTKYNNAIFVIKRALSLYSIEEVAFSFNGGKDSTVLLHLLRAGYFLHKKELSCSNGGLSSFPVRTIYFESPSAFTEINAFTYDAAQTYGIQLDIIRQDFKSGLEALLKANPIRAIFLGVRIGDPTAVGQEQFSPSSPGWPPFMRVNPILDWSYRDVWAFLLTCKVKYCSLYDQGYTSIGSIHDTVPNALLSVNDTSSKEKFKPAYLLSDGRLERAGRVKKNASTKNDVGSDSQKHEVLLASVIAVGDEILSGTVEDQLGLSLCKKLTSVGWSVQQTSVLRNDIDSVSEEVDRQRSICDMVFIYGGVGPLHSDVTLAGVAKAFAPDEEFEEYLRHLISEHCTGDRNEMAQLPEGITELLHHEKLSVPLIKCRNVIVLAATNTEELEKEWECLTELTKLGGSTSLLELYASRRLMTSLTDVEVAEPLSKLGLEFPDIYLGCYRKSRQGPIIICLKGKDNARIDSAVQALRKKFKEGVFVDMK; translated from the exons atggagatCGACAAAGCGATCGGAGAAAGCGACGATAAGAGGTTGAAGACCAAGTACAACAACGCCATCTTCGTCATCAAACGAGCTCTCTCCCTTTACTC TATTGAAGAGGTCGCCTTTAGTTTCAATGGAGGAAAAGATTCCACT GTGTTACTGCACCTTCTTAGAGCCGGTTATTTTTTGCATAAGAAAGAGCTGAGTTGTTCTAATGGAGGCCTATCAAGTTTTCCAGTCCGGACCATATACTTTGAAAGCCCTTCTGCCTTCACTGAAATCAATGCTTTCACATATGATGCAGCTCAGAC TTACGGTATCCAGCTTGACATCATTCGCCAGGATTTCAAATCCGGGTTGGAGGCATTGTTAAAAGCTAACCCTATCAGAGCAATCTTTCTTGGCGTCAGGATTGGTGATCCTACTGCG gTTGGTCAAGAGCAATTCTCTCCTAGTTCCCCTGGATGGCCTCCCTTTATGAGGGTGAATCCTATTTTGGATTGGTCTTACAG AGATGTTTGGGCATTTCTCCTAACTTGCAAGGTCAAGTATTGCAGTCTCTATGACCAGGG ATATACATCAATTGGGAGTATTCATGATACTGTCCCCAACGCGTTATTGTCTGTCAACGACACCAGCAGCAAAGAGAAATTCAAACCTGCTTATTTGCTTTCTGATGGGAGGTTAGAGAGGGCAGGGAGAGTCAAGAAAAATGCTTCAACCAAGAACGACGTAGGAAGTGATTCACAAAAACATGAGGTGCTTTTGGCCTCAGTCATTGCCGTTGGCGATGAGATTCT GTCTGGCACTGTTGAAGATCAGTTAGGACTGTCTCTCTGTAAAAAGCTGACTTCTGTTGGTTGGTCGGTGCAACAAACTTCTGTTCTTCGGAATGAT ATTGATTCTGTATCCGAGGAAGTTGATCGCCAAAGGTCTATCTGTGATATG GTATTTATATATGGAGGAGTTGGCCCTTTGCATTCAGATGTTACTCTGGCTGGTGTTGCTAAGGCATTT GCACCTGATGAAGAGTTTGAGGAATATCTTAGGCATCTTATCAGCGAGCATTGCACAGGTGACAGGAATGAA ATGGCTCAGCTACCGGAAGGAATTACTGAACTACTGCATCATGAAAAGCTTTCGGTACCATTG ATAAAGTGCCGCAATGTGATTGTTCTTGCTGCTACAAACACCGAGGAGCTCGAGAAGGAGTGGGAATGTCTGACCGAGCTAACTAAACTGGGTGGAAGTACATCACTCCTGGAGCTATACGCGTCAAGGCGCTTGATGACATCTTTGACAGAT GTTGAAGTTGCAGAACCTCTGTCCAAACTTGGTCTCGAGTTCCCGGACATATACCTTG GGTGTTACAGGAAATCCAGACAAGGTCCTATCATCATCTGCTTGAAGGGAAAG GATAATGCACGGATTGACTCAGCCGTACAGGCTCTACGCAAGAAGTTCAAGGAAGGTGTATTCGTAGACATGAAATAG
- the LOC103847381 gene encoding FAD synthase isoform X1 → MEIDKAIGESDDKRLKTKYNNAIFVIKRALSLYSIEEVAFSFNGGKDSTVLLHLLRAGYFLHKKELSCSNGGLSSFPVRTIYFESPSAFTEINAFTYDAAQTYGIQLDIIRQDFKSGLEALLKANPIRAIFLGVRIGDPTAVGQEQFSPSSPGWPPFMRVNPILDWSYRDVWAFLLTCKVKYCSLYDQGYTSIGSIHDTVPNALLSVNDTSSKEKFKPAYLLSDGRLERAGRVKKNASTKNDVGSDSQKHEVLLASVIAVGDEILSGTVEDQLGLSLCKKLTSVGWSVQQTSVLRNDIDSVSEEVDRQRSICDMVFIYGGVGPLHSDVTLAGVAKAFGVRLAPDEEFEEYLRHLISEHCTGDRNEMAQLPEGITELLHHEKLSVPLIKCRNVIVLAATNTEELEKEWECLTELTKLGGSTSLLELYASRRLMTSLTDVEVAEPLSKLGLEFPDIYLGCYRKSRQGPIIICLKGKDNARIDSAVQALRKKFKEGVFVDMK, encoded by the exons atggagatCGACAAAGCGATCGGAGAAAGCGACGATAAGAGGTTGAAGACCAAGTACAACAACGCCATCTTCGTCATCAAACGAGCTCTCTCCCTTTACTC TATTGAAGAGGTCGCCTTTAGTTTCAATGGAGGAAAAGATTCCACT GTGTTACTGCACCTTCTTAGAGCCGGTTATTTTTTGCATAAGAAAGAGCTGAGTTGTTCTAATGGAGGCCTATCAAGTTTTCCAGTCCGGACCATATACTTTGAAAGCCCTTCTGCCTTCACTGAAATCAATGCTTTCACATATGATGCAGCTCAGAC TTACGGTATCCAGCTTGACATCATTCGCCAGGATTTCAAATCCGGGTTGGAGGCATTGTTAAAAGCTAACCCTATCAGAGCAATCTTTCTTGGCGTCAGGATTGGTGATCCTACTGCG gTTGGTCAAGAGCAATTCTCTCCTAGTTCCCCTGGATGGCCTCCCTTTATGAGGGTGAATCCTATTTTGGATTGGTCTTACAG AGATGTTTGGGCATTTCTCCTAACTTGCAAGGTCAAGTATTGCAGTCTCTATGACCAGGG ATATACATCAATTGGGAGTATTCATGATACTGTCCCCAACGCGTTATTGTCTGTCAACGACACCAGCAGCAAAGAGAAATTCAAACCTGCTTATTTGCTTTCTGATGGGAGGTTAGAGAGGGCAGGGAGAGTCAAGAAAAATGCTTCAACCAAGAACGACGTAGGAAGTGATTCACAAAAACATGAGGTGCTTTTGGCCTCAGTCATTGCCGTTGGCGATGAGATTCT GTCTGGCACTGTTGAAGATCAGTTAGGACTGTCTCTCTGTAAAAAGCTGACTTCTGTTGGTTGGTCGGTGCAACAAACTTCTGTTCTTCGGAATGAT ATTGATTCTGTATCCGAGGAAGTTGATCGCCAAAGGTCTATCTGTGATATG GTATTTATATATGGAGGAGTTGGCCCTTTGCATTCAGATGTTACTCTGGCTGGTGTTGCTAAGGCATTTGGGGTTCGCCTG GCACCTGATGAAGAGTTTGAGGAATATCTTAGGCATCTTATCAGCGAGCATTGCACAGGTGACAGGAATGAA ATGGCTCAGCTACCGGAAGGAATTACTGAACTACTGCATCATGAAAAGCTTTCGGTACCATTG ATAAAGTGCCGCAATGTGATTGTTCTTGCTGCTACAAACACCGAGGAGCTCGAGAAGGAGTGGGAATGTCTGACCGAGCTAACTAAACTGGGTGGAAGTACATCACTCCTGGAGCTATACGCGTCAAGGCGCTTGATGACATCTTTGACAGAT GTTGAAGTTGCAGAACCTCTGTCCAAACTTGGTCTCGAGTTCCCGGACATATACCTTG GGTGTTACAGGAAATCCAGACAAGGTCCTATCATCATCTGCTTGAAGGGAAAG GATAATGCACGGATTGACTCAGCCGTACAGGCTCTACGCAAGAAGTTCAAGGAAGGTGTATTCGTAGACATGAAATAG